A section of the Acidobacteriota bacterium genome encodes:
- a CDS encoding PAS and helix-turn-helix domain-containing protein, with amino-acid sequence MSPKPVDDPLDVVASTADAAFATDEEGRVVIWNKAAERLLGRDAASVLGKECHEVICGTDVFGNRFCDANCTLVEMVRRREPIRHFEMDIRTAAGGTPRVSFSILTLPGSRPGRFTLVHIFQPVDRGREADQLIRRILETSPAPRVPALPGNPAPAAPAPASLTGREIEVLRLLSQGVSTEKIADSLFISVSTVRNHVQHILGKLDVHSKLEAVSLALRNRII; translated from the coding sequence ATGTCCCCGAAGCCCGTCGATGACCCTCTGGACGTCGTGGCGAGCACGGCCGACGCCGCCTTCGCCACGGACGAGGAAGGTCGCGTCGTCATCTGGAACAAGGCCGCCGAGCGTCTGCTCGGGCGGGACGCCGCGTCGGTCCTCGGAAAGGAGTGCCACGAGGTCATCTGCGGCACCGATGTCTTCGGCAACCGGTTCTGCGACGCCAACTGCACCCTCGTCGAGATGGTCCGCCGGCGCGAGCCGATCCGCCACTTCGAGATGGACATCCGGACGGCCGCAGGGGGAACGCCTCGCGTCTCGTTCTCGATCCTGACCCTCCCCGGATCGAGGCCCGGGCGGTTCACCCTCGTCCACATCTTCCAGCCGGTGGATCGTGGGCGCGAGGCGGACCAGCTCATCCGGCGCATCCTCGAGACCTCGCCGGCGCCCCGCGTGCCGGCCCTTCCCGGGAATCCCGCTCCGGCCGCCCCGGCTCCGGCCTCGCTCACGGGACGGGAGATCGAGGTGCTGCGGCTGCTGTCCCAGGGGGTCAGCACCGAGAAGATCGCCGACTCGCTCTTTATCAGCGTCTCCACCGTCCGGAATCACGTCCAGCACATCCTCGGCAAGCTCGACGTGCACAGCAAGCTCGAAGCCGTCTCCCTCGCCCTCCGCAACCGCATCATCTGA
- the add gene encoding adenosine deaminase — MRDDVTAPPAGTPPPDEEVTSPLDGRRAARAVDEAIARIPKTELHQHVDGSIPIALTWRLMVQHGLNPVATFEEMERLLAIQKDEEGTLLAYLDKFHYPLWITQFYENIVEATQAIVDEAASHNVRVLELRYSPVIHTYAGLTLRQAIRAVLTGLNRGAATRGIKVGLIIIAMRHHGPHIAKILARQAIAEAQQFHKNSGVVGFDIAGAERGNPPHLFAEAYEIARKGGLGLTAHAGEDEAPEMVWQSVDRLGVQRIGHGCSAVRDRELMRRLAKDRIVMECCLTSNYQTGAVKRGTRHPILDFLDAGVPVAICTDNTTVSSTDQSVENRLLARDLPIDAIAGLHREAAARSFIRDPA; from the coding sequence GTGCGCGACGACGTCACGGCCCCTCCCGCGGGAACCCCTCCCCCAGACGAAGAGGTGACCTCCCCGCTCGACGGACGCCGCGCGGCCCGGGCCGTCGACGAGGCGATCGCGCGCATCCCGAAGACCGAGCTCCACCAGCACGTGGACGGATCGATCCCCATCGCCCTGACGTGGCGCCTGATGGTGCAGCACGGGCTGAACCCCGTCGCCACCTTCGAGGAGATGGAGCGTCTCCTCGCGATCCAGAAAGACGAGGAGGGGACGCTCCTCGCGTACCTCGACAAGTTCCACTACCCGCTCTGGATCACGCAGTTCTACGAGAACATCGTCGAGGCCACGCAGGCGATCGTCGACGAGGCCGCGTCGCACAACGTGCGGGTTCTCGAGCTCCGCTACTCGCCGGTCATCCACACCTACGCCGGACTGACGCTGAGGCAGGCGATCCGCGCGGTCCTCACGGGCCTCAATCGCGGCGCCGCGACCCGCGGGATCAAGGTGGGGCTCATCATCATCGCGATGCGCCACCACGGCCCGCACATCGCGAAGATCCTCGCGCGCCAGGCGATCGCCGAGGCGCAACAGTTCCACAAGAACAGCGGCGTCGTGGGCTTCGACATCGCCGGGGCCGAGCGCGGGAACCCCCCTCACCTGTTCGCCGAGGCGTACGAGATCGCGCGGAAGGGGGGGCTGGGGCTCACCGCGCACGCCGGCGAGGACGAGGCGCCGGAGATGGTCTGGCAGTCGGTCGATCGCCTGGGCGTCCAGAGGATCGGCCACGGCTGCTCTGCGGTCCGCGACAGGGAGCTGATGCGCCGCCTCGCGAAGGACCGGATCGTGATGGAGTGCTGCCTGACCTCGAACTACCAGACGGGCGCGGTGAAGCGGGGCACGCGGCATCCCATCCTCGATTTCCTCGACGCCGGCGTCCCCGTGGCGATCTGCACCGACAACACGACCGTGTCCAGCACCGATCAGAGCGTCGAGAACCGCCTCCTCGCCCGCGATCTCCCGATCGACGCCATCGCCGGGCTGCATCGCGAGGCGGCCGCTCGCTCGTTCATCCGCGATCCGGCCTGA
- a CDS encoding DUF1684 domain-containing protein, which yields MRARREVFLAASALAIAAAFPGRALPADRAPWTGDPTKPQSAATAPAPADARAAIAERQRKRDQYFKGLRISPLTSLGVHTIDANKVTRAGADDDSIEIDPNTTKPDVVNILVNGSGVFATAVKGGGALRVRRQAPDGDVVPGDGEVLSGIRRIAAGEIVGMGRFFLLATGSAKGGQIALYDPNSPAHEAFTGFRWFPPDPALQIRAKLEPIAEPDKIGVATSDGAARDYYRFGIFRFTVDGKPLALTALAPAAKIGQGTTLFVPFRDATNGHETYANGRFLELKYEGPDSAHLLDFNRSINPYCNYSPWYSCPIPPKENTLDVAIRAGEMAYPHAD from the coding sequence ATGCGCGCGCGACGTGAAGTCTTCCTCGCGGCGTCCGCCCTCGCGATCGCCGCGGCCTTCCCGGGGCGAGCGCTTCCGGCGGATCGCGCGCCATGGACCGGCGACCCCACGAAGCCTCAGTCCGCCGCGACGGCGCCCGCCCCCGCCGACGCGAGGGCCGCGATCGCGGAGCGGCAGCGAAAACGCGATCAGTACTTCAAGGGGCTGAGGATTTCCCCGTTGACGTCACTCGGCGTCCACACGATCGACGCGAACAAGGTGACGCGGGCGGGGGCGGACGACGATTCGATCGAGATCGATCCCAACACCACGAAGCCCGACGTCGTCAACATCCTCGTCAACGGCTCGGGGGTCTTCGCCACCGCGGTGAAGGGGGGCGGCGCGCTGAGAGTGCGCCGCCAGGCGCCGGATGGCGACGTCGTGCCGGGAGACGGCGAGGTGCTGAGCGGCATCCGGAGGATCGCGGCGGGGGAGATCGTCGGCATGGGCCGTTTCTTCCTCCTCGCCACGGGGAGCGCGAAGGGGGGGCAGATCGCCCTCTACGATCCGAACTCCCCCGCGCACGAGGCCTTCACCGGATTCCGGTGGTTCCCCCCGGACCCCGCCCTCCAGATCCGCGCGAAGCTCGAGCCCATCGCGGAGCCGGACAAGATTGGCGTCGCGACGAGCGACGGCGCGGCGCGCGACTACTATCGCTTCGGGATCTTCCGCTTCACCGTCGACGGCAAGCCGCTTGCGCTGACGGCCCTCGCACCGGCCGCGAAGATCGGCCAGGGGACGACGCTCTTCGTCCCGTTCCGGGACGCCACGAACGGCCACGAGACTTACGCCAACGGCCGGTTCCTCGAGTTGAAGTACGAGGGGCCCGACTCGGCCCACCTCCTCGACTTCAACCGCTCGATCAACCCCTACTGCAACTACTCCCCGTGGTACTCGTGCCCGATCCCGCCGAAGGAGAACACCCTCGACGTCGCGATCCGCGCCGGCGAGATGGCCTACCCGCACGCCGACTGA